In Elaeis guineensis isolate ETL-2024a chromosome 1, EG11, whole genome shotgun sequence, a genomic segment contains:
- the LOC105060283 gene encoding uncharacterized protein, translating into MGCSFSGLNAFYDAVNAGGDAWINENRFRILRQLGEGGFAYVYLVKEVVSDGGGGGGLAKKKSVDPSHISDDGTYAMKKILIQSEEQLELVREEIRVSSLFNHPNLLPLLDHAIIAVKGAQQGSRNHEAYLLFPVHLDGTLLDVTKVMQTKKEFFPTITVLHIFRQLCAGLKHMHNFDPPYAHNDVKPGNVLITHRKGQQPLAILMDFGSARPARKEIRSRAEALQIQEWATEHCSAPFRAPELWDCPSDANIDERTDIWSLGCTLYAIMYGSSPFEYVLGESGGSLQLAVMNAQIKWSSGPDPPYPEPLRQFVVWMLQPQPAVRPNIDNIIIHVDKLISKYSS; encoded by the exons CGCCGTGAACGCTGGCGGGGATGCGTGGATCAACGAGAACCGGTTCCGGATCCTAAGGCAGCTCGGCGAAGGGGGCTTCGCCTACGTCTACCTCGTCAAAGAGGTCGTCTCCGACGGTGGGGGTGGCGGCGGGCTCGCCAAGAAGAAATCCGTCGACCCTTCGCACATCTCAG ATGATGGAACTTATGCTATGAAGAAAATCCTCATTCAAAGCGAggagcagttggagttggttagGGAGGAGATCCGTGTTTCTTCCCTATTTAATCATCCTAATCTGCTTCCCCTtcttgatcatgcaattattgcgGTTAAG GGTGCACAACAAGGATCACGGAATCATGAAGCTTACCTATTGTTTCCTGTTCATCTGGATGGAACTTTACTAGATGTTACTAAAGTTATGCAAACAAAGAAGGAATTTTTTCCAACAATCACTGTTCTTCACATATTCCGACAG CTTTGTGCAGGACTGAAACACATGCACAATTTTGATCCTCCATATGCTCACAATGATGTCAAACCTGGTAATGTTTTGATAACACATAGAAAGGGTCAACAACCTCTTGCAATTTTAATGGATTTTGGAAGTGCTCGTCCTGCAAGGAAAGAAATTCGTTCACGTGCAGAAGCATTACAAATACAG GAATGGGCTACTGAGCACTGTTCTGCACCCTTCCGAGCTCCTGAATTGTGGGACTGTCCAAGCGATGCTAACATTGATGAGAGGACAGATATATGGTCTCTTGGATGTACCTTATATGCAATAAT GTATGGCTCATCTCCTTTTGAGTATGTGCTTGGTGAATCTGGAGGGAGTTTACAGTTGGCTGTCATGAATGCGCAGATAAAATGGTCTTCTGGTCCAGACCCCCCTTATCCCGAGCCTCTTCGTCAATTTGTGGTTTGGATGCTTCAGCCTCAACCTGCAGTCCGGCCTAACATTGACAATATCATCATTCATGTGGACAAGCTCATATCAAAGTACTCATCTTGA